CTGCAAGCTCCTAATGTGTCATacatttcaaaatcaaatggGTAATGATACAACTATATTGTTATACTAGGACAACATAAATCAGTTGTAGTCATTAGTACTTATTTATGTTacataaatatttttgtcaTGTCTCTCGTCCAGTAAAATTTAGATTCATACGAACCACTTCTACATTACAAATGATTTAGGAGCTTCTCCCTCTGGGCCAATAAACTTAGGGTCTCTCCATGGGCCTATGTCCGACAATGCTAAGCCACCTTTAGAGCTACTAACTTCAGATTTACCACCATATTTAACAGGCAAGTTCTCTGCTGGGATCTGCTTCAACAGCTCTTTCTTATATGATGATCCCAAGATGAAAATCTTTGAAACTGTAACCGGATCTAAGAATGGCTTGAATAGACGGAAGGCAGTAGAGAATCCAAATGGAGCGTTGATCAAGTAAAACTTACCCATCCGTTCTGGGTAATAGTTTTGACCAATATGTGATGCTTCCTTAACATAAGAAAGAACATGATATGcacttgaaattgaaataccCTTTAAATCCATAATAGTACATGAAGTCTCTATTAAATAACCCCTACTTCTAGAACATGCTGGTAGTCTATATTTAACAAATGATTCATACTCCCAAACTAGGTTCTTGATCATACGTTCGTGGGTTGTAATCTTGTACATCTCATTTAAGTTAACTGTACCGAGTTCTTCGAAATAAACAGGTCTACCGTCTTTATCGATCTTATGGTAGTATTGTGGATAGTACTTAGCAACCAATGGTTTCTCTTCATAATGGAAGTCCTCCAAGATGGTATCCACACCAGCAGACTTCCTCCATTTTTCACACGCGACATACATCTCTTTGGCCATAGCAACATTAAATTTTCTGGCTCTCAGAAATCTTAGTAAAGTAGCATCATCAAGTCTCAGCTTATATCCATCTTTTTGTAATTGCTCTTTCAATTGAGCCAGagcttttttttgagaATCATTCAAGTTACCTGGAGTGCCTGAAGGCGACCCTGGTTCACACACAGATGGAAACGAATCCAGAATCTCTTTCTCCTTCTTAATAGCCTCTTCACTCATCAGTAGTGTAATCGTATGTCACTGTCTTTATGCTTAGGTGACCAAGAAGATAGTTTGGCATGCTCAACATAACtcaatttttatatatctGATCCCTATTCGATGAGCATCAAAGAGCTTTCTCGAAGTACGGATTTACCTCGGATTACCTTACAACGTGGTGAACGATTCTTCCAAGGCCGATTCGAGGATTGAATCATTCGCAATGGGATCGGCAACATATTGCAACACTTGCAGGGCTATACCAACCGACTTCGTCTGTATACACTAACAACTACAAGGGTTCAAAGCCTTTCAATTCCCAATTCCAAATGAAACACATGATTACTCCTTTTACCTCTTACAACATAACTCATTTTCCAGTTCAAGAACATAAATCTACAATACTAGGTCTTCCATGGTACACCAAGATATATACAAACGTTCCAGTCTCATCAGTAACTTGCATCCATTAATCtgtataataataacaacgCCTGCTCTTATAGGCTATATTCACAAATAATAGTCTAAAGTCTTAGCTTTGCTGTTGATAAATCAACTTACCCGGCTCTTAGTACCCATTTCTGCAATGAATGGGAATTCCCGTCTGGAACCTTCGCACTACGTAATACCAGTATAACCATATATGTCATTTGTGAATAAGATAATACCAACATTGAGGAATTTGTTGGCCATAGCTGGATTAATCCTTCTCGACGTAATAGTACAACATATTCAATACTTATACAATTGCCTCTACGCGCTACGACTCGAGCGAATCCTGTGAATATTCTACTTGATCTAGAGTGAAAGTCCCAATAATCAATACCTTGTCCATACACTTTTACAGCTAGGCAACTAGCACAAAATATATGATTTGACCACCTCGTTAGGCGATTGTTATAACTTATAGAGTGGAAAAATAAGataatttataaatattataaaacaTGAAGGAAGCCACTGATGATTACGATTTATCGAAATTGGTCTCTAACTTCTATAGACTAGAGAAAATAACGAAGATAAACTATGCTCAATACCTACCGAAGAAGCAAAATGATCAATGGGGTATTCAGATGGAGATTCAAATGAGGAAGAAAGATAGAAAGCTATTGGTGGCTTTACTTTCTAAGGAATTGTGGTGTTTTAGTATAAACGATCAAGTTCTGCCATCGCCGAATGATATTGATCCCGAACTGAACGTTAGCGCAGATAAAACTGGTAGTTTCACAGCAGATTACTCAAAACCTAACCTACCTCCGCATTATGCATTATTCCTAAAATCCTTGAAAAGAATGATCTATCTCAACTTAGTTGAACAATCCAAAAACACCCTTGTGCAGTTTGGGAATTCATGTATTAACATTACCAAGAATAATGAGAGCAACAATCTACTACAAATTGAACCCCATTTGTTTTCTAATAGTGAGTTGGCTATATCAATATGTGTCAAAGATTTGGGATTGCTGCCACTCAAGGTCAACAGTATTGATCCGGCGTTTTTGAGTTCTCATGCATTATATATGGCTCCTTCAGGCGTCAGAGTATATTTGgtggaaaacaaaaatgataaCTCTGGTACAAATCAGGAACACTTGCACAAATATCTAGTGCCTGTGCCAGAAAACGGTGAGGTGTTGTTAAAGACTTTGTACGCCTCTCATGGAATTAAGTTAAACAGTAGCACATGCCAATGGGTAAATATAATACCTAATATAACACATTTAAATGGTAGGGCCCCTAATATTTCACAATATATGGATTTACCAAAAGAACTTAGAACTATTGTTTGGCCGCTTGATTTAGTATTTGCTCAACCCGCCCTTGACATCGACTCCTCAACAACTTTAAGTCAAATCAATGGTTTGGATACCTTTGAGGATACTCTATCTCTCATAGATAACTTCCTTCAACTAAAGCAATCCTCATCATATCGAACACCAGGTAGTTCAGGAGGTTTAACTGGAACTAATATTGGTACAAACGTATTCAGCTCTGAAGGTGCTTATACCGATCAATTTCAAGTATATCCGAAATCACAGACTaatcaacaacaaacatCGAGTAATTCAAAAGTTTCTCCATCAGATGCAGCATCTCCTTATCCGGGTATCGATAAAATTATTGAGCAAAAGCAGTTCACACCAGACTTTATGGCCAGTCCAAGTGTCAGCGGCAACAGCAATGAGTTATTTAATGATAGAAAGAATGGGCATACAGATTTACTAATAAGTCCATCAAAGATGGATGTCGACACGGACTTCCCAGGGAGTAACCTTGCTGGTCAAGAGGCTCCATCGCAACCTGCTTCCGATGTGAAAAAGAGCTCTGTTTCTGCGAGTGATTCTGAATTGTTCggtgaagaagatgaagacgaagatgaTGCTGACCTATTTGGAGAAAGCAATAACGACTCAACTGGAGAATCAAACGCAAATAATTCAAAGGGAGAAATAACTGAAGATATTTTCGCTTCATCTGATGACGAAAGCAGTCTTCAACCTAAAAAGGAAAGTACTTTTTATGACGGAATAAAGAATGGAAGCGCAGAAAGTGGTCTAAACATGCAAGACAGAGccaatttgaaaagaacaTATCTAGATATTAGAATCGAAGAAACCCCACTGTCGAGCCCCTTATATACTGATCCAGGTGCACCTCTTCCGGTCGAGACCCCAAGAGATCGAAGAAAAAGTGTGTTTGCTCCATTAAATTTTAATCCCATTATTGCAAAAGATGTCgataataaatacaaaaatggAGGTAAATACTCTTTTAGTCCATTACAAAAGGAAGAGGCTCTAAATTTTGATGTTTCTAGGACTGAACTTTCAAGTTCGGAAGGTGAAGATTCTGAAAGCTCTGATGATGAACTAGAAGACCTAGCCAACAAAAATGATGGTGTGGTGTATGACAAGGCAGAAAATATAGGTTATAAAACGTTTGCTAACCTCCAAGATTCTGTACCTCCCGGTCTAATAAAACAAGATTTTCTTGGAAATCCTTATCTTGCATCTTTAGAAGGCTCCAAAGAGGGGCAAAATACAATATGGAAAATGCCACAAACAGACATAGCTCAAACGGAATCCCCACTCAAAGCAATTGATACATCAATTGGGCCAGATGGTACACTCCCAAATACTACAAGTTCAGAACAAAGCAAATCAGTCTATGTTCATGACTATGGCATATCACCTACAAAAATGAGTAATGACCCGGCTTTCGACACTGCTAAAATAGAAGGCAAGTATGAATTTATGAATAATTTCCCAAGTAGctttccatttttattGCGTCATATGCCATTATCATTGATCCCTGACACTTTTAAGCACCTAAATCCCACCATCACAGTCAATGAGAGGAACAACCAGATCATTGACTTATTGGCCGAACAGATTGTCTATGATTATAATATACTAGGAAATTTAACCATTCCAGATGTACCTTACTCTGGCATACGCAATTACTCAAATGGGGTAGTTAAAAATACAATCGATAATTTGTTTAGTGAGTTTACAAGACTCGATGGAACAACACTGATATCAAGGTTGTACCCCATGGAAACACCATTTGTTTCTGTTCGTAAACAGCATGATCAAATCAAACTGAGATCTGATGTCCAACAATTTACAAAATATGCAAACCTAAAACCGGTCCGAGGaatcaaaaattttaaatttttaGTTTTAACAGATTCTTTTAAGGAAGATTGCATACAGTTCATATCATCACTGTCTCAAACCTATATCAATCACGAATTAGGGTTCTGCGAGCACCTACAACTCACAAATGAGGATAGTAAAGGCCTCATCTATCTTAAAGACTTTGAAGATAgtaaattattattactagCTGCCCAAATTGTGTCATACTTGTCAACAAATCGTACCTCAGGAAAGGAAGTTGCCTTTATGATGATAATTCCGGTGCAACGATGTGATATATCTGAGCTTGTAGAGAAGACTGCtaaatttcaaatcatACAGAATGAGGTTAAGGCAAAGATTCCTAGCATGGAACTTTACTTAAAAATTGTACCTATGGATTTTATTAAGAGTCCATTAACATCAGTGGATGATTACACAAACTTGTGTATTAGTATCTACAATATTCTTCCGAATAAAATGATTAAATTTACTCATATACGAAAGCAAATACCAGAGAAACTAACTTTTAAGACTTCTCAACAAGCATCTGCTTTCAAGTATGATGCGTATATCCATTTAGCATACTCTCGTAGTGTTGATAAGCAGTGGATGTTTGCGGCACTCTCTGATAGTGCTGGGAAGGAAAACATGATGAAAACATGGTATCTAGGCTCATCCAAGAACAAATTTGATGAGGCTTGTAATCATATCTGGGAAATGGCGTTATCCTTAGCTGGAAAGAACTACGGGAAGGTATGTCTCATATTAACAAGATTAAACGGTATATTACCAGATGATGAGTTGATGAACTGGAGAAGGTTGAGTGGCCGAAACATACACTTAGCTGTTGTGTGCGTAGACGATAACACTAAAATATCGTTTTTTGACCGCAATGAATCGTATCCTTCTTACAAGCGACTATACCAAAATGCCAATTCAATAGAGACATTGGTTGACCCTGAACGCATAGATGATTACTTAATACGTGATTTAGACCAAGATATTCACGGTGTCATTTTCGAAAATCCCTTTCCTTTGGTGAACTCTTTACACAGATGTGCGATCAAGTCTGGCGCACTTGTTAAGTTCAATGTAAGTACAACTGCGACAGAACCCCACTCtcttgataaatttgaagtcAATCTGTTGAATTGCCCCCACTCGGATAGTTTCAAGTTGTTGGAGACTATATTAGAAGAATTCAGAAACTTGGCCGCATTAAACGTGTGGTTTGGTATTACCAACGGCGAAAATGGGCATATCCCATGGCATGTCCTTGCCGtaaagaaaatgatgaagacTTTGGTACATACCCGGGTGAAAGTAGCACAGTAACTCTAGTTAGTCCCACTAACGTATATACACTATTTGCAATCAAATTCATAGCTTTTTGTAAATCTACTATTTTTGTTAgcaaatttcaaataattaCAATATGTCCTGGGCACCCAGGGGTTCATCTTTTGAGAATAACCTAAAAACTATATCGTCCTGTGCCTCATTGGTATATCTTGCTGTGAAACCGTATATCCAAAATAGTATGTAAGTATTATTGTTAGTGCCTTGAGACTGGGTACATAGCTGGTAATTGTGGCTATAGACACTATTTGTCACTATGCCCCTCACCCGAATCTTGAAAAGGAGTGTAATCAGGTGGGGCAATCCCGTGATTCATCAAGTTGATATGAGCTCACAGAGGGGAGTAGGAGGCACAAATTCATTAGCACAGGGCTTTCTGTGAATATAGATGGCCTCTGTTCACATGTGAATTTTATTCCTTCAGTATTTCCCAGACAACGGCAGCATACATTGCCGTGCGGGTGTTATTTACTCTAAATATGCTAATCTTTGTGCTGCGGGTGAATCTCCACGAATTTTGTTTGGATTTTTCCGCTGGAAGAAATAAGGGTTAGCTCATAAAACCACTTTCCTGAAGGGCTTTCTAAGACTCCCCTCTCTATTAGTTGGTGTTTTTCTGTACGCACTTTAGATCCCTCCCTCACATGCTCTACGCCCATTATTATCTCTCTAGAGTTTATCCGTGCGGAAAAATCTATTGGGTGTGTGCAAATACGTAGATCACTCCTTTAGCTATTCACGCACCCAATTATAATTTTGTCAGGCTTTTTCTCTGGAGGGCCATCGGAAATACTTCATATGCGTCCCTTCATAACGTTAGCTTTTCTATACAGCAATCCCTTTTCTTAATTTTACAGTTGTTCCCCTCTAATATACAGCACTACAAGCCAGTGAGGATTCGGGGGAACTGTATATAACTCAAAGAAGGATTATTCTCCGTGCAGTGGTTTCTCCCGGCAACACTTTCCTGCACAGAGAAACCCTCGTGGTAGTTTCTCTAAGACGCTCAATTCTAATAATCGGAAAAACCCTCTTCTACCCTCATGAGGGTAGCAGCTGCAGTGAACAGTGGCACACCAGGCTAGCCAGAAAGCTTGACTAGATTATTAACTCAGTCAGAGACTACTGCACCGGGGCCGATATTATGTTAGAGCCCTCGAGGAATCCAGAAGTTCAAGCATTCGTCACTTCGCGATACTTGGTGGCTGGGACTATCGGCCAAGGAAAATCAAGGCCGATTCCATAGTAATAGCATACTGATTTCTACTAGTGGcaagagaagaaagcaGAAAATAGGAAATATACCAGCTAATAACGGGTACTGTTGGGTCATGGTGACGAGTATGCAATGCAGTTGTAATACCTGAAATCATCCGATAACGATTTTCTTCCAGAGAGGCTCTGGGCAGGAATATTGAAAATGTAAGAAAGCCTTGTAACGGCAGAGAGGGGACACTTTCGAATACCACTTATTGCGTAATGCGATATGCTACTATTCTTACTTGGAACAATGCAAGTCATCTAAGACTCAGGATAAGCCAAGAAAGgctggaaaaaaattagcTGATGGCCCTAAGCtagaaatatataaatgtaATGAATTTTAAATTGAGCACCAACgataaaaaatacaataatcGTATGTAACTGATATAGTTCTGGCAGATACAatcagtattttttttttcacatttattttttcttaataCTATAATTACCTGAGTCagggatggagatggaggAAGTGTCTGTTGTGGAAGAATGTAGGCGGGAACTACGATCTGCGTTACACCAGTATCCGAACTTTCCTACACAAGGTGTTCTCTTCGAGGATTTTATGACTATATTTCAGAATCCCTCATTATTTAAAACTCTAATTAATACATTGAAAAGCCATTTGAATGAAGAGTTCCCCAATGGCGAGATAGATTACATTGTTGGTATTGAGTCCCGGGGATTTTTATTTGGACCGACTCTCGCATTAGCAATGGATGTAGGTTTCGTGCCCATAAGAAAAGCTGGCAAGCTGCCCGGTGAGCTTGTTAGAGCTGATTGTGAGAAAGAATATGGATCTGCAACATATGAGCTACAAAAAGAGGCGATACCGAAGGGTTCCAATGTAGTTCTTATAGATGATGTCCTGGCAACCGGTGGATCCGCAACTGCTGCAACTCAATTATTAATGAGTGTCGgatcaaatatattagaGTATTGTTTCTTAATGGAACTGGATTTCCTGAAGGgtaaattgaaattgaatgaTGCTCCAGTTTTCTCTCTTCTACATACTCAGGAAGAAGGCCTAAAGAGGAGCCCATGAAGTTATAGAGGGTGTATTTTCAAATAGGAGATATACTATTAGGCTACTGCATCGGGTATCTTACTTTAGTAAAGCTACTATATAGCTGCTCATTCTACGGCTCCAAGTTTCCAAAGCGGTGAGAGAGGTAGCATTTTCAAGGTCGGTTTACTGGTGAAACCACTTCGAACTCTCAAGTAGTGACTAGGAAAGTTTTCTTAAGCATTATATATTTCGCTTTTGCTGTACAATTCACATTTCTTTGCATGATTATCATATGTGCCAGAAAAGGAAACTGCTTTTGGAGAATATAATAGAAACAAgtttataaaaatatattaaacacgaaataataatacaaactTTAGATTAGTTCTAATTTTCCAGTCCAAAGCTAATCTAAATAAACATccataaaaaaattgattgTTCTGTGTACTGGAATTATAGTCGATTCGTAAGGTAGCGATAAGGGTATTTAATGAAATCATTAATCGATCCGAGATTTTACCTTGTATATTTAGCAGGCCTATGAGTATTTCTACGGTCCCTCTTTTGAGGATCAAGCAGTGATTCATCAATGCGGTCTAGAACtgttgaaataaaatactcACCACCGTTATGGGTCCAAGATACGCTGTTGTTGTCAAGCCTGTACTTCTTGACCTCCAGTCTATTCAAGACTGACTCAATATTAACAGTATCTAATGTGTATCCAGACGCCCGTATGTTTTTTAGTGAGATGATTTTACATCCAACTTTAGTTTTCTGTAACAGCTTTGTAACTTCATAATTTAGTTTTCCATCgaataaaaaattgttgACCAGAAGCACATCACATTCTGGTATCAGGCTTTCAACTTTCTCGTTATTAATGAAACTCTTCCTTAGTGAGTAGTCAATTTTACTTTGTTTGAAACCAAATAGCTTGCAGCGGTTTGAATACTCTCTCATCTGAATTTCGGTTAGTTCACTTGCAGCTTCCATGATTTCACAGCCAAAACTTTCTCTGCATCCAAATTCGAGAGATGCTTGAATTACACAATTACCAACTCCAGAGCCTAGGTCCATAAAAAGATGATTTTTGGATAGTCCACACTTTGAATAAACGTCAGTCAAAAAACCAGGTAGAAGTTCGCCGTAAACGTAGTTACTGAAGGCTTTGTATTGCTTAAGTTTAGAAGCATACGGATGAATACTTCTTGTATAAAcaatttgcaaaaaatcGTGTAAGAAAGATCTTGGTAGTTCCTTTGTTGCTGCTAAATGATTTACTATTTCGGCTTTCGGTATGCTACCCACAAATTGATTGTATTTCTCAACTGTTGATATTGACAAGGCTAAGTCTTTATTGTCATAAGCGGTGTTATAAATATCAACTACCGTTTCTTTATATTCCTTCTGATATTTTTCCGGCAAATAAATTCTACCAACATACTCCATGATTTTTCCTATTTCAGCCATTCCGTCATAACGAAAGTTGACCTTTTTATAATCCATTAAGTATTCTTCATAGTAGTCAGGGTACAAAATACTGCGAAGGCCAATCAATTTGCCCTGACCATCATCTATAGGAGATTTAGAACCATCTCTATTCCTTGAGAATGGAGTTTTAGATCCTATTTCATTGTGGTGTTTGGTAAGAGAAGCAGAACTGTAAATTTGGCCCTGAAAGTTACTATAAGAATTGATATtgtcaatatcaaatatctGATATGGTGGACTAAACTTGGGAAGAGACCAGTCAATGAACGAATTGTTTGCTGATTCAGAGTTTGTTGAGTTTTTATGCTCCGCAAATCTACTGGATGCACTGTCCATCTCATACATTTTGTGATTGTTAATAGCATTCGTTGACTCTTTCTTGatactattttttgtatttttctgtgatttcttctttcttcccGGTTTTGGGCCTCTTTTCATACCACCAGTTCCTGTCTTCTTAGGTTGTTTATTTATAGTGTGTTTTTCCTCTATAGGCACAGAAGCCTTAGATTTGCTCGTTACCttgacattttttttagtctttttctgtttcaCTATTTTATTAGTCCtgttttgttttgcttCCTCTTCTCCATCAGACTCATTACTCTGGGGCGCTTTTCTCTTACGAAGGAAAGAGGTGGGAAAGCTATATTCGTATTGAGGCTGAAATTTAGACGCCTGGTCAAGGAGATCGTCAAGAGAGGTCTTTTTCCTGAATTTTCTCCGGCTATCGTTTCTTTCGCTCACATCTATTGTAGGCCTCTCAAGTTGATGAACTGGTGTAGAAGCCTCTGAGCCATCCAAACTATTCTGACTGCTTATTGTCTTTCCGGAATGTAAATCCTTCTCCATTATATCATCCGTAGCAACATCTGTCGAAGACTCTTTGTCATGGTGGTTGTCGATGGGATAAGTCTGAGAAGACCCTAAAGACGCATTATATCTTTCCGCCAGTTTTAAACCCTCCTGCATTGCAAAGGtaaaaacttaaaaaatGCTTTGTTAAGAGAATATCTCAAATGGTATCAATTTGCAATATAAAACACAAATCcagaagaaaacaaaaaagctAAAGTACTGATATCGGTGCAAATCCCTAAAAATATAACCGTCGCTTACGCAAAACACCAGCTCTTGAACAAATCAGCCCTCTGTGATGAAAAGCTGTGTCCAGGAAATATAACGTTGTTAGCAATTCTATGATACAAGTATTAAATTTAGCGAAGAGCTCACAAATAAATGTGTCAAGAGCTGCATAATCTCTAAATTAAAGGCCCAAAACGGTCAACTTCGtcaaattttttgacaGTTCGGTATATAATTTTCACGTGATTTTCTATTCTAATTTAATTAGGTGCAGcacaaataataaacacCGATGAGCCCGCGTGTAAGCGTTAAATAAGCAATAATAGCGTTAGCTCATTGGGATCTAAATCGGTCTGTGACATGGCTGGTACACGATGACCGTAAGACCCGAATTAAGTTTTCCTGCGAAGGATTTGAGGCGAAATCTGATCAGTTTACAACCGATAGAGAACTTCGTGCCTGTTACTTGTGATACAAAGCGTCCAATTAAATGTCTTATCATTGGAGTACATGGGTATTTCCCAAACAAAGCAGTGGATATTATTCTGGGTGAGAGAACGGGGACATCGCAAAGGTTTGTTTCACAAGCGGAATCAGCTGTGCAACTATATTTCAAGGAATTGGGCGTCGCAGTAGATACCACAACGTTAGCATTGGAGAAGGAAGGGACGGTTGCCAAACGAGTTGAGTTTTTTGTTGATGTGCTCGGTGAATACAGGGAAACTTTAGCAGAAGCAGACTTTATTTACTTTGTATCACACTCACAAGGTGTTCCGGTAACAGTGAATCTAATTGGGCACCTACTCATTAAGGGAATTCTACAATTAGATATTGACAGAGTTTCTCATATGAGTGATAAGCCAATTTATACACAGGAGAAGATTGTTTCGGTTCTTGGTATGGCTGGTGTGAATTATGGCCCTCTTTATGGTGCGgacaaaaatatttggcTCAGACTATTTAGTGTAGTGGAACGAAAGTCGTTAATGGAGTTGTTTGAGTTCCAAAACCCGGCCACTAAACTATCAATGGATTATATGGAGAAAGTACAGTATATCTTGGACGCTGGCGTCAAGATAACCTTTGTTGGATCAGTTAACGATCAAGTAGTTCCGTTGTATTCTTCATTAGCTTCTTTCCTTCAACACCCTAATATACAAAGGGGCATATTTTATACTTCACAATGTGATGTACCGCCATTTATTATGGGGTGCATCCTAGATTCAATAACATTGCTAAACAGTGGGAAAAAAGATCAAGgttttatcaaagaaataagcCCCTACCTACATGGACCTCTGACCGGTAATGGACACTCAGATTTGTATTTTCAGTCTGAGGTATACACTTACGGTATAAAACATGCCCTGAACAGTCAATCAATCAAACATTGTCCTTCGCCGATTATTAGAAGTGATATTGTATCATTAAAAGTTAACCCATATAACCTTCCATGGACCATGCGAGGCTTACTGAATGAGATTGAGAAAGAGTTGGGGAAGGAAGAAGTCAAAAAACTATACAAATTGTATGACG
The Nakaseomyces glabratus chromosome J, complete sequence genome window above contains:
- a CDS encoding uncharacterized protein (CAGL0J10538g~Protein of unknown function), whose product is MTVRPELSFPAKDLRRNLISLQPIENFVPVTCDTKRPIKCLIIGVHGYFPNKAVDIILGERTGTSQRFVSQAESAVQLYFKELGVAVDTTTLALEKEGTVAKRVEFFVDVLGEYRETLAEADFIYFVSHSQGVPVTVNLIGHLLIKGILQLDIDRVSHMSDKPIYTQEKIVSVLGMAGVNYGPLYGADKNIWLRLFSVVERKSLMELFEFQNPATKLSMDYMEKVQYILDAGVKITFVGSVNDQVVPLYSSLASFLQHPNIQRGIFYTSQCDVPPFIMGCILDSITLLNSGKKDQGFIKEISPYLHGPLTGNGHSDLYFQSEVYTYGIKHALNSQSIKHCPSPIIRSDIVSLKVNPYNLPWTMRGLLNEIEKELGKEEVKKLYKLYDEWAPNTPLHQSLRIKLSGVTSKF